From Edaphobacter lichenicola, one genomic window encodes:
- a CDS encoding ROK family transcriptional regulator — MSAKERTEHVDKGFRRVDLAYVELASSEIARDINRDIVLEIVRSKQPISRADLSRVSGLQPSTVSNIVEQLLQETWIVEGAVARRPRGRRPTMLSLNDNLVMLVADLRPRRAILAIIDLNGRMLAHEEISIFSDPERSVAGMIEAMQAMRDRFPHKTFEGVGISVPGRVHPKTNHLIHAPNLKWTDYDIKGAIQKKLRLQVELDNDATACLLSELWFGRMDKTRNAVLISLSEGLGTAIFANGQIVSGLNGLAGEFGHIPVDPAGPLCGCGKRGCWETLASSDAALRFYSELNPNANVTSIQNLMHLAEEGDSLAIKAIKKQALHLGQGLRLVTAALSPELILITGALTTAWSTFGSIVQDELVSGILAGSPPRLEITTGGEMARLRGAAAIALQRHSGYHSSSRRGTKDKSNAGKRSETGN; from the coding sequence ATGTCTGCTAAAGAAAGAACAGAGCACGTCGACAAAGGATTCAGGCGCGTCGACCTCGCCTATGTCGAGCTTGCATCAAGCGAGATCGCTCGTGACATCAACCGCGACATCGTATTGGAAATCGTTCGTTCCAAGCAGCCCATCTCGCGTGCCGACCTCTCACGCGTCTCTGGCTTGCAGCCTAGCACTGTCTCCAATATCGTCGAGCAACTCCTACAGGAGACTTGGATCGTTGAGGGTGCCGTAGCCCGCAGGCCCCGCGGCCGCCGCCCGACCATGCTCTCGCTCAACGACAATCTCGTCATGTTGGTAGCCGACCTCCGGCCACGAAGGGCAATCCTCGCCATTATCGACCTCAACGGTCGCATGCTCGCGCACGAAGAGATCAGCATCTTCTCGGATCCCGAACGATCCGTCGCCGGCATGATCGAAGCCATGCAGGCCATGCGCGATCGCTTCCCACACAAAACCTTTGAAGGCGTCGGAATCAGCGTGCCGGGCCGCGTCCATCCAAAGACAAACCATCTCATTCACGCCCCTAATCTCAAATGGACGGACTATGACATCAAGGGAGCGATCCAGAAGAAGCTGCGCCTTCAGGTCGAACTCGACAACGATGCGACGGCCTGTCTACTCTCCGAGCTCTGGTTCGGCCGCATGGATAAAACGCGTAACGCAGTTCTAATCAGCCTCTCCGAAGGCCTCGGCACCGCGATCTTCGCCAACGGACAGATCGTCTCGGGCCTCAACGGCCTGGCTGGCGAGTTCGGCCACATCCCAGTAGACCCTGCCGGCCCTCTCTGCGGCTGCGGCAAGCGCGGTTGCTGGGAGACGCTCGCTTCATCCGACGCGGCCCTGCGCTTTTACTCCGAACTCAATCCAAACGCAAATGTCACCTCCATTCAAAATCTCATGCACCTCGCCGAAGAAGGTGATTCTCTCGCCATCAAGGCGATAAAGAAACAGGCCCTGCATCTCGGGCAAGGCCTACGCCTCGTCACTGCGGCCCTTTCTCCGGAACTCATCCTCATCACCGGCGCTCTCACCACAGCGTGGTCTACCTTTGGCTCCATCGTGCAGGACGAGTTGGTATCGGGAATTCTCGCAGGTTCTCCCCCCCGCCTTGAGATCACAACAGGAGGAGAGATGGCCCGCCTTCGTGGAGCTGCCGCCATCGCACTTCAGCGGCACTCCGGCTATCACAGCTCATCCCGCCGCGGCACGAAAGATAAATCGAATGCAGGCAAGCGCTCTGAGACTGGTAACTAA